The following proteins come from a genomic window of Roseofilum capinflatum BLCC-M114:
- the folB gene encoding dihydroneopterin aldolase — translation MISVSHTASESSVKQNTFFCEEIEQKHTKGIQTGLGVIKITNLRLRTLIGINDWEREKKQDVVINIKIGFDAEKSSETDKIEDTVNYKLITKQIIEQVESRSYGLIERMAQTIIDVVMEDPQVIWTKVKVDKPYALRFSDSVSVKLKAHRSNFP, via the coding sequence ATGATATCAGTAAGCCATACAGCATCCGAGTCATCAGTCAAGCAAAACACCTTTTTCTGCGAAGAAATTGAACAAAAGCACACCAAAGGGATTCAAACTGGTTTAGGTGTCATTAAAATAACTAATCTAAGATTAAGAACGTTGATTGGGATTAACGATTGGGAACGGGAAAAGAAACAAGATGTCGTCATCAACATCAAAATAGGATTTGATGCCGAAAAGTCTTCGGAAACAGACAAAATCGAAGATACGGTCAATTATAAATTGATCACCAAGCAAATTATTGAACAAGTAGAAAGCCGTAGCTATGGTTTGATCGAAAGAATGGCTCAAACCATTATTGATGTTGTGATGGAAGATCCCCAAGTAATCTGGACTAAGGTCAAAGTTGATAAACCTTATGCTCTACGCTTTTCGGATTCTGTATCGGTTAAACTCAAAGCCCACCGCAGCAACTTTCCTTGA
- the folK gene encoding 2-amino-4-hydroxy-6-hydroxymethyldihydropteridine diphosphokinase, translating to MLNEAVIGVGSNIDPSFHIPKAKSKLQETQILIKESQFYQTKPLGLTNQPDFVNGAYLIHTADSQEDLNCKLKQIEIELGRVKTENKNGPRCIDLDIIVFNREIVDPDFYQRDFLQTTVLELIPDLVS from the coding sequence ATGCTAAACGAAGCAGTCATTGGGGTTGGCTCTAACATTGACCCCAGTTTCCATATTCCCAAAGCGAAAAGCAAACTGCAAGAAACCCAAATCTTGATTAAGGAATCTCAATTCTATCAAACGAAACCTCTAGGTTTGACTAATCAGCCTGACTTTGTGAATGGAGCTTATTTAATTCATACTGCTGATAGCCAGGAAGATTTAAACTGTAAATTAAAGCAGATTGAAATTGAGTTAGGGCGAGTTAAAACTGAAAACAAGAATGGCCCTCGATGTATTGACTTAGATATTATTGTGTTCAATCGGGAAATTGTTGATCCTGATTTCTATCAACGTGATTTTTTACAAACTACGGTTCTAGAGTTGATTCCTGATTTAGTCTCTTGA